One genomic window of Staphylococcus hsinchuensis includes the following:
- a CDS encoding SprT family protein, producing MNNEDLQQMTETLSKDYFSLPFKHQAYFNKRLRTTGGRYLLKSHNIEINYKQYEHFGKDAIVQVVLHELCHYHLHLQNKGYQHRDQDFKKLSKQVGAPRYCTPTEKYEDRVNYMYQCLQCGTKAYRIRKVNVKKMVCGKCGGRLKEFNIK from the coding sequence ATGAATAATGAAGACTTGCAACAGATGACTGAAACATTGTCGAAAGATTACTTTAGCCTGCCTTTTAAACATCAAGCATATTTTAATAAACGCTTGCGAACTACTGGGGGACGCTATCTTTTAAAAAGTCATAACATTGAGATTAACTATAAACAGTATGAACATTTTGGAAAAGATGCCATTGTTCAAGTTGTATTACATGAGCTATGCCATTATCATCTTCATTTACAAAACAAAGGGTACCAACATCGAGATCAAGACTTTAAAAAATTAAGTAAACAAGTGGGTGCACCTAGGTATTGTACACCTACTGAAAAATACGAAGATCGTGTAAATTATATGTATCAATGTCTTCAATGTGGTACGAAAGCATATAGAATACGCAAAGTGAATGTTAAAAAAATGGTATGTGGTAAATGTGGAGGAAGACTCAAAGAATTCAATATAAAATAG